From a region of the Halolamina sp. CBA1230 genome:
- a CDS encoding DUF5791 family protein yields the protein MLYDAVEADEEASPEAFHAAYFEELATVVAELGADTVVGGTGLDRATVEAIEAGDHPELTVEEASEVLSLAEGAPDADDIAWEARDHVLMGMTTAVVDVDTVARETDLDLDAKEIQQAIEGRLPTTLEQFAAIQAYVNARR from the coding sequence ATGCTGTACGATGCAGTCGAGGCCGACGAGGAGGCCTCGCCCGAGGCGTTCCACGCGGCCTACTTCGAGGAGCTCGCGACAGTCGTCGCCGAACTCGGCGCCGACACCGTCGTGGGCGGGACCGGCCTCGACCGAGCGACCGTCGAAGCGATCGAGGCGGGCGACCACCCCGAACTCACCGTCGAGGAGGCCTCGGAGGTCCTGTCGCTGGCGGAAGGCGCTCCGGACGCCGACGATATCGCGTGGGAGGCTCGGGACCACGTCCTGATGGGGATGACCACCGCAGTCGTCGACGTGGACACCGTCGCCCGCGAGACAGATCTCGACCTCGACGCGAAGGAGATCCAGCAGGCGATCGAGGGGCGCCTGCCGACCACGCTGGAACAGTTCGCCGCGATCCAGGCGTACGTCAACGCCCGACGCTGA
- a CDS encoding NAD(P)H-binding protein: MRVLILGCGYVGRELGRQLLESGHDVIGVVRSASSVEAIEDDGIEAVQADLTDPDAVSTLPDADAAVFSASAGRGSVSDARSLYVDGLRAVVAAFEGRKSSPERLLLTSTTGVYGDHDGDWVDESTPVDPDRPKAAVIAEAEAIVHRSRIDGTVARFAGLYGPGRYRIDSYLDSVTAGWRNSIHRDDAAGALAWFLTQDVAREETVLVSDGTPVDRWAFADWLAERCGAAEPEKLTVEERLAGLSGSAALRVASDKRCRNDRLLELGYDLTYPSVYEGYEPAIEAYRRGEP; this comes from the coding sequence ATGCGCGTCCTGATCCTCGGCTGTGGCTACGTCGGCCGCGAACTCGGCCGGCAGCTGCTCGAGAGCGGGCACGACGTGATCGGCGTCGTCCGCTCGGCGTCGAGCGTCGAGGCCATCGAGGACGACGGGATCGAGGCTGTACAGGCGGATCTGACCGATCCGGACGCGGTTTCGACGCTGCCCGACGCCGACGCGGCCGTCTTCTCGGCCTCGGCGGGACGCGGGAGCGTGTCCGACGCTCGCTCGCTCTACGTCGACGGGCTCCGCGCGGTCGTCGCGGCGTTCGAGGGGCGCAAATCGTCCCCCGAGCGACTGCTCCTCACGTCGACCACCGGGGTGTACGGCGATCACGACGGCGACTGGGTGGACGAGTCGACGCCGGTCGATCCGGACCGGCCGAAAGCCGCCGTCATCGCCGAGGCCGAAGCGATCGTCCACCGAAGTCGGATCGACGGCACCGTCGCGCGGTTCGCGGGGCTGTACGGCCCCGGACGCTACCGGATCGACTCCTATCTCGACTCGGTGACCGCGGGCTGGCGGAACTCGATCCACCGCGACGACGCCGCCGGCGCGCTGGCGTGGTTCCTGACCCAGGACGTTGCCCGCGAGGAGACGGTGCTCGTGAGCGACGGCACCCCCGTGGACCGCTGGGCGTTCGCGGACTGGCTGGCCGAGCGCTGTGGCGCCGCCGAACCGGAGAAGCTGACCGTCGAAGAGCGGCTGGCCGGGCTGTCCGGGTCGGCCGCGCTTCGGGTCGCGAGCGACAAGCGCTGCCGGAACGACCGACTGCTCGAACTGGGGTACGACCTGACCTACCCGTCGGTGTACGAGGGGTACGAGCCGGCGATCGAGGCGTACCGGCGCGGCGAGCCGTAG